A genomic segment from Roseibium algicola encodes:
- a CDS encoding antitoxin, producing MANPTKAKDPAEAALSAVEEALKLDFGGPDTTETTSAAEASPAQAEPARRSQGETRGQSQREEQRQSRRRGRGGRPPAANDDRRNIGNLIYSLQRRPSSAPFWGALALSALWAALGSSLFMTAFPDKVGSLTDPQTLLSSPEMILAVVGIVVPIIFFFVMAMMIWRAQEMRIVARGMTEVALRLAEPEDMAKESILSVGQAIRREVAAMGDGIERAIARASELEVLVHNEVSSLERSYNDNELKIRALIDELISQRESIVMNAERVRETIAGAHESFASQLSSTSGELGSTVDHATQRMIDAVNSRVEELTSTVDSRIESLGATLNASGNELVDSLTVRAEDYVARLSSTGNDLVDSLAETGSTMWETLTARGNEVNERFADTANTFVETLSARSTTINETLATSSNSVINTLSEKADEFRLTLETTGNNVGEVITARGEEINANLSLTSGRLIDTITSRTEELVATVDNRVTTLDESLAETGNRVVESISEKGQAVTDTISIRGAEIVETLSSRSTEVAEILRGTGESIVVDLSLRGGEIASKLDETAGSLTQTISVRGGELAEKLDNISERIYTAISINGSELDERLAARSNEMATILEQQTIGFRETLESVSGEFSASLGDQTGALTQKLAETGTQLAELIGSRGDRVAGDINQISGKIAETLEVRGQALQDGLSSRLTELETIVTDRGGQLIDAFDTKTLLLSEALDSRLSTLDTTFATRIDSMDASLGDRIATMDASLDQRYSAIDATLTDRIAAMDATLEQRYTAIDTTLTDRIATMDATLEQRYTAIDTTLTDRIATMDSSLEHRFTTMDAGLGERIGTMDASLEQRYALMDATLTDRISTLDNSLEHRLSSMDSSLSERISTMDSSLGSHINTLDLTLDQRTAAFEATLEARTQILSDAIENRTTGISDALEEKTRNITDVLADRSDAITLQLGQRIEAAGNTLAERAEEIGQSLSQRVDTATSAMADKAELISASMTSGTDRIDETLDARARQISETLISRTKEIAKAFVDGQDEMTSALDNRLAEAGSVLGKQSEQLTESLSERIAEINVSLGAKVFEVAETLDSRATQLETLLNERLESISGTLTGESERARDILTAVISEAGATLSTESTRLRDVVQEAVTAAVQTLSDERNRTVEIVDSALSQATEKLSGEGDRMRQIVLGSVGEARGVLVGESQKAADAVTSAMSQATGAMSGESGKIRELVLSAVGDAARAMAAESEKARTLYAGTLAEFSGSLTGESDKVRNELSGLIAEISGNLSAESEQARMTLAKTLEEIRGQMSSEAGMVRARVNSAVTEAADLLVGRGNEVANELLDKATALNEAFGARSGELAKIVGTDGNELISAIELRANDLTGRLSEVHTAILEAITVKGRDVTDTFAHTGLDATRSLVEAGDRIVASINERSEQATTLLTDTKRRLEADVTEILNKIETSNSNLQGIVATAGENLNEVEGNLARRAGEFRSAVDRAVSETNSTTALITEQVANLRDVTDTTLADIKNLTGRFGDQSEELTKAARHLEDTNRSVESRVSERRTAIEDVADTLLAKTEAVDTLMRSFTKTLSETLETADDKARDAANMLSAAAEAASKQVSEQFESMRLTAGMEGQKAREAIRSAQDDIIAEMTRTVTEASDRFNDAAARMRDVARDVHRELEATRSELKQGVLNLPEEAEESSAALRKVVNEQIRALTELSEIVAKQSNALDISRPQAQAAVASAAPAPAPQPQAPVNYAPAAPARQQSAPASEPRPAPVTSRRQQPAPAETTSSGGKGWVADLLRRASRDDDAGSDTDMSRTPLHTVESLNSLSVDIARAIDHETFVDLWNRYRNGERHVFTRRLYTLQGQQTFDEIRQKYSRDPEFRTAVERYVADFEQLLAQVSRNDRDNMLGQTYLTSDTGKVYTMLAHASGRLD from the coding sequence ATGGCAAATCCGACAAAGGCGAAAGATCCGGCAGAAGCGGCTCTCTCAGCAGTTGAAGAAGCCCTGAAACTTGATTTCGGCGGCCCGGATACCACAGAAACAACCTCCGCGGCAGAGGCTAGCCCTGCCCAGGCGGAACCGGCACGCCGGTCCCAGGGGGAAACGCGAGGCCAGTCCCAGCGCGAAGAGCAGCGTCAGTCAAGACGCCGTGGCCGCGGCGGACGCCCGCCGGCAGCCAACGACGATCGCCGGAACATCGGCAACCTGATCTACTCCTTGCAGCGCCGTCCGTCTTCAGCGCCGTTCTGGGGCGCCCTCGCCCTCAGCGCCCTTTGGGCCGCGCTTGGCAGCAGCCTCTTCATGACAGCGTTCCCCGACAAGGTCGGATCGCTGACCGATCCCCAGACGCTGCTCAGCTCTCCTGAAATGATCCTGGCCGTCGTCGGCATCGTCGTTCCGATCATCTTCTTCTTCGTCATGGCCATGATGATCTGGCGCGCGCAGGAAATGCGCATTGTCGCCCGTGGCATGACTGAGGTGGCCCTGCGTCTTGCCGAACCGGAAGACATGGCCAAGGAAAGCATCCTCAGCGTTGGCCAGGCCATCCGCCGCGAAGTCGCCGCCATGGGCGACGGCATCGAACGCGCGATCGCGCGCGCCAGCGAGCTGGAAGTCCTTGTCCATAATGAAGTGTCTTCGCTGGAACGCTCCTATAATGACAACGAACTGAAGATCCGCGCCCTGATCGACGAACTGATCAGCCAGCGCGAGTCCATTGTCATGAACGCCGAGCGCGTGCGCGAAACCATCGCCGGTGCCCATGAGAGCTTCGCCTCACAGCTCTCCAGCACCTCCGGTGAACTCGGCAGCACCGTGGACCATGCAACCCAGCGCATGATCGATGCGGTCAACAGCCGTGTTGAAGAACTCACATCCACCGTCGACAGCCGCATCGAGTCTCTCGGCGCAACGCTGAACGCCTCCGGCAATGAACTGGTCGACAGCCTCACGGTCCGCGCGGAAGACTATGTTGCCCGCCTCTCGTCTACCGGCAACGACCTGGTAGACAGCCTGGCGGAAACCGGTTCCACCATGTGGGAAACGCTCACGGCACGTGGCAACGAGGTCAACGAACGCTTCGCGGACACCGCGAACACCTTCGTGGAAACCCTGTCCGCTCGCAGCACGACGATCAACGAGACCCTGGCAACCTCCAGCAACTCGGTGATCAACACCTTGAGCGAAAAGGCGGACGAATTCCGGCTTACCCTGGAAACGACCGGCAACAACGTCGGCGAAGTGATCACGGCGCGCGGCGAGGAAATCAACGCCAACCTGTCGCTCACCTCCGGCCGTCTCATCGACACCATTACCTCGCGCACCGAGGAACTGGTGGCAACCGTCGACAACCGCGTGACCACGCTGGACGAGTCCCTTGCCGAAACCGGCAACCGTGTGGTCGAGAGCATTTCCGAAAAAGGCCAGGCAGTTACCGACACCATCTCGATCCGAGGTGCGGAAATCGTCGAGACCCTGTCCAGCCGGTCTACGGAAGTTGCGGAAATCCTGCGTGGCACCGGTGAGAGCATCGTGGTCGATCTGTCGCTGCGCGGCGGTGAAATCGCCTCCAAGCTCGACGAAACCGCAGGGTCCCTCACCCAGACCATCTCCGTTCGCGGTGGTGAGCTGGCCGAGAAACTCGACAACATTTCCGAACGTATCTACACCGCCATCTCCATCAACGGCAGCGAACTGGACGAACGTCTGGCTGCCCGCAGCAACGAGATGGCCACCATCCTGGAACAGCAGACCATTGGCTTCCGGGAGACCCTGGAAAGCGTCTCCGGCGAATTCTCTGCGAGCCTCGGCGACCAGACCGGTGCACTTACCCAGAAACTGGCGGAAACCGGAACCCAGCTTGCCGAACTCATCGGCAGCCGCGGCGACCGTGTAGCCGGCGACATCAACCAGATCAGTGGCAAGATCGCCGAAACTCTGGAAGTACGTGGCCAGGCGCTGCAGGACGGCCTGTCGAGCCGCCTCACCGAGCTGGAAACCATCGTCACCGATCGCGGCGGCCAGCTGATCGACGCTTTCGACACCAAGACCCTGCTGTTGTCCGAAGCGCTGGATTCACGCCTGTCCACGCTGGATACGACGTTCGCCACCCGTATCGACTCCATGGACGCCTCTCTGGGCGATCGCATCGCGACAATGGATGCATCGCTCGACCAGCGCTATTCGGCAATCGATGCAACCCTGACCGACCGTATCGCGGCCATGGATGCGACCCTCGAGCAGCGTTACACCGCCATCGACACGACCCTGACCGATCGTATCGCCACCATGGATGCGACCCTCGAACAGCGTTACACCGCCATCGACACGACCTTGACCGACCGTATCGCCACCATGGACAGCTCTCTGGAGCACCGCTTCACCACCATGGATGCGGGCCTTGGCGAGCGGATCGGCACCATGGACGCTTCGCTGGAACAGCGCTACGCCCTGATGGACGCCACCCTCACCGATCGCATCAGCACGCTGGACAATTCGCTTGAGCATCGCCTCTCGTCGATGGACAGCTCGCTCAGCGAGCGGATCTCCACGATGGACTCCTCTCTCGGCAGTCACATCAACACCCTGGACCTGACGCTCGATCAGCGGACCGCGGCCTTCGAGGCAACACTGGAAGCCCGTACGCAGATCCTGTCCGATGCCATCGAGAACCGCACCACCGGCATCAGCGATGCGCTGGAGGAAAAGACCCGCAACATCACCGATGTACTTGCGGACCGTTCCGACGCCATCACGCTGCAGCTTGGTCAGCGCATCGAAGCGGCCGGCAACACCCTTGCCGAACGCGCCGAGGAAATCGGCCAGTCCCTGTCGCAGCGCGTTGATACAGCAACGTCTGCAATGGCTGACAAGGCCGAGCTGATCTCCGCCTCCATGACCAGCGGTACCGACCGGATCGACGAGACCCTCGATGCGCGTGCCCGCCAGATCTCCGAAACCCTGATTTCCCGCACAAAGGAAATCGCCAAGGCCTTTGTCGACGGTCAGGACGAGATGACCTCTGCCCTCGACAACCGTCTGGCGGAAGCCGGCAGCGTGCTGGGCAAGCAGAGCGAGCAGCTGACGGAATCCCTGTCCGAGCGGATCGCCGAGATCAACGTCTCCCTGGGTGCCAAGGTGTTCGAGGTTGCCGAAACCCTCGACAGCCGCGCCACCCAGCTGGAAACGCTGCTGAATGAGCGTCTGGAAAGCATTTCCGGCACCCTCACCGGCGAGAGCGAGCGTGCCCGTGACATTCTCACGGCCGTTATCTCCGAAGCCGGAGCAACGCTCTCCACCGAAAGCACGCGTCTGCGTGATGTGGTTCAGGAAGCGGTCACCGCCGCTGTCCAGACCCTCTCCGACGAACGCAATCGTACGGTCGAAATCGTCGACAGTGCTCTCAGCCAGGCGACGGAGAAGCTCTCCGGTGAAGGCGATCGCATGCGCCAGATCGTCCTGGGCTCCGTCGGCGAAGCTCGCGGCGTCCTGGTTGGCGAAAGCCAGAAGGCAGCCGATGCGGTTACCTCTGCAATGAGCCAGGCTACCGGCGCGATGTCCGGTGAAAGCGGCAAGATCCGCGAGCTGGTTCTCAGCGCGGTTGGCGATGCCGCCCGCGCCATGGCTGCTGAAAGCGAAAAGGCCCGTACACTCTACGCTGGCACCCTGGCCGAGTTCTCCGGGTCTCTGACCGGCGAAAGCGACAAGGTCCGCAACGAACTGTCCGGCCTGATTGCCGAAATCTCCGGCAACCTGTCCGCCGAAAGCGAGCAGGCCCGCATGACACTGGCGAAAACGCTGGAGGAAATCCGCGGCCAGATGTCGAGCGAAGCCGGTATGGTTCGTGCCCGCGTCAACAGCGCCGTTACCGAAGCAGCAGATCTTCTGGTCGGCCGCGGCAACGAGGTCGCCAACGAACTGCTCGACAAGGCAACGGCGCTCAACGAAGCCTTCGGCGCCCGTTCCGGCGAACTGGCGAAGATCGTCGGCACCGACGGCAACGAACTCATCAGCGCCATCGAACTGCGTGCCAACGACCTTACCGGACGCCTGTCCGAGGTCCACACGGCGATCCTGGAAGCCATCACGGTCAAGGGCCGCGATGTCACCGATACATTCGCCCATACCGGCCTCGACGCGACCCGCTCGCTGGTGGAAGCCGGCGACCGTATCGTCGCCAGCATCAACGAGCGCAGCGAACAGGCAACCACCCTGCTCACCGACACCAAGCGTCGGCTGGAAGCGGACGTTACCGAGATCCTCAACAAGATCGAGACGTCCAACAGCAACCTGCAGGGTATCGTCGCGACTGCGGGCGAGAACCTCAACGAAGTGGAGGGCAACCTGGCCCGCCGCGCCGGCGAGTTCCGCTCTGCCGTCGACCGGGCGGTTTCGGAAACCAACTCCACCACGGCCCTCATCACCGAACAGGTTGCAAACCTGCGCGATGTGACGGACACCACGCTGGCGGACATCAAGAACCTCACCGGCCGCTTCGGCGACCAGTCGGAGGAACTGACCAAGGCAGCCCGTCACCTGGAAGACACCAACCGCTCCGTCGAGAGCCGTGTCTCCGAGCGCCGGACTGCGATCGAGGACGTTGCGGACACGCTTCTGGCGAAGACCGAAGCCGTCGACACGCTCATGCGCTCCTTCACCAAGACCCTGTCCGAAACGCTGGAAACGGCAGACGACAAGGCACGCGATGCAGCCAACATGCTGTCCGCGGCGGCTGAAGCAGCGTCCAAGCAGGTGTCCGAGCAGTTCGAATCCATGCGCCTCACGGCAGGCATGGAAGGACAGAAGGCCCGCGAAGCTATCCGCTCCGCACAGGACGACATCATCGCCGAGATGACCCGCACCGTTACCGAAGCGTCCGATCGCTTCAACGATGCGGCCGCCCGGATGCGCGATGTTGCCCGCGACGTTCACCGCGAGCTGGAAGCAACTCGCAGCGAACTGAAACAGGGTGTCCTGAACCTGCCGGAAGAAGCGGAAGAATCTTCCGCAGCGCTGCGGAAGGTGGTCAACGAGCAGATCCGCGCTCTGACGGAACTCTCCGAGATTGTCGCCAAGCAGTCCAACGCGCTCGACATCTCCCGGCCGCAGGCCCAGGCAGCAGTGGCAAGTGCCGCTCCTGCTCCTGCCCCGCAGCCGCAGGCTCCGGTGAACTATGCTCCGGCAGCCCCTGCCCGTCAGCAGAGCGCCCCGGCAAGCGAACCGCGTCCGGCACCGGTCACCAGTCGCCGACAGCAGCCGGCCCCTGCCGAAACCACCAGTTCCGGTGGCAAGGGTTGGGTTGCCGACCTGCTGCGCCGCGCCTCGCGCGACGACGATGCCGGTTCGGACACGGACATGAGCCGCACGCCGCTGCACACGGTTGAAAGCCTCAACTCGCTGTCGGTCGACATTGCCCGCGCCATCGATCACGAAACCTTCGTCGATCTGTGGAACCGCTACCGCAATGGCGAACGCCACGTGTTCACCCGCCGCCTCTACACGCTGCAGGGTCAGCAGACCTTCGACGAAATCCGTCAGAAGTACTCTCGCGATCCGGAGTTCCGCACTGCCGTCGAACGGTATGTGGCAGACTTCGAGCAGCTCCTGGCCCAGGTATCGCGCAACGACCGCGACAACATGCTCGGCCAGACGTACCTGACGTCGGACACCGGGAAGGTCTACACCATGCTGGCCCACGCCAGCGGCCGGCTCGACTAA
- a CDS encoding Hpt domain-containing protein, which produces MAPSSMARVAGRAGPEAPIDLVQLATNTLGNRDLEVQVLHLFKSQSISTLERLKQETDNSVRLDLVHTLKGSARAIGAERVAIVCENLEGKMRSSTDTATEGLIAAVDEANRYIRDLLEG; this is translated from the coding sequence ATGGCCCCTTCTTCCATGGCCCGCGTCGCCGGACGCGCCGGTCCGGAGGCACCGATTGATCTGGTGCAACTGGCAACCAATACGCTGGGTAACCGGGATCTAGAAGTGCAGGTCCTGCATCTGTTCAAGTCACAGTCCATCTCGACGCTTGAGCGGTTGAAACAGGAAACCGACAATTCCGTTCGCCTCGACCTCGTGCATACCCTGAAAGGGTCCGCCCGGGCCATCGGCGCGGAGCGGGTCGCGATCGTTTGCGAAAATCTGGAAGGCAAGATGCGCTCCAGCACCGATACGGCCACCGAAGGCCTGATTGCGGCAGTCGATGAGGCAAACCGATACATCCGGGACCTTCTGGAAGGTTGA
- a CDS encoding 2Fe-2S iron-sulfur cluster-binding protein — translation MPKITFVTADGTRTDVDAAEGSTVMENAIKNMVQGIEAECGGACACATCHVYVDDAWSGKTGSPEPMEEDMLDFAYDVKPTSRLSCQIKVTSDLDGLVVHVPERQA, via the coding sequence ATGCCGAAAATCACATTTGTAACCGCCGATGGAACCCGGACCGACGTTGACGCCGCTGAAGGCTCTACGGTGATGGAAAACGCCATCAAGAACATGGTCCAGGGCATCGAAGCGGAATGCGGCGGTGCATGCGCCTGCGCTACCTGCCACGTTTATGTAGATGATGCCTGGAGCGGCAAGACCGGATCTCCGGAACCGATGGAAGAGGACATGCTCGACTTTGCCTACGACGTGAAGCCGACCTCGCGCCTGTCCTGCCAGATCAAGGTGACTTCCGATCTCGACGGCCTTGTGGTGCATGTGCCTGAGCGGCAGGCCTGA
- a CDS encoding MFS transporter translates to MSYFTQNAHPNEATGWRSPVVLLMIMAGAMQLSFAAWWNLMNNFAVQELDFTGREIGIQQSIREIPGFLSFLAVYLLLMMREQTLAYVSLLLLGVGVAVTGYFPTAIGFYVTTLIMSIGFHYYETMAQSLSLQWLPKATAAASMGKILAVGAFAQLIAYGVIFLAWKMFELSFTVVFAIAGGLTLVVLVFLIFAYPHFREGVPQHKKLILRKRYWLYYALTFMAGARRQIFTVFAGFLMVERFGYDVHEVAGLFLLNGAFNMVLAPKIGKLIVRFGERKALVLEYVGLVLVFICYAFVTNATLAASLYVIDHAFFAIAIAIKTYFQKIADPADIAPTAGVAFTINHIAAVFIPVVFGFIWLVSPAAVFLAGAAMALVSLVLATLIPSNPEEGHEVDFWYRKPSAQPAE, encoded by the coding sequence ATGTCTTACTTCACCCAGAATGCCCACCCGAACGAGGCGACCGGCTGGCGGTCTCCTGTGGTTCTCCTGATGATCATGGCAGGTGCCATGCAGCTCTCCTTTGCTGCCTGGTGGAACCTGATGAACAACTTCGCCGTCCAGGAGCTGGATTTCACCGGCCGGGAGATCGGCATTCAGCAATCGATCCGGGAAATCCCGGGCTTCCTGAGCTTCCTTGCGGTCTATCTCTTGTTGATGATGCGCGAGCAGACGCTCGCCTATGTGTCGCTGCTGCTCCTGGGCGTCGGCGTTGCCGTCACAGGCTATTTCCCGACCGCGATCGGCTTTTATGTAACGACGCTGATCATGTCGATCGGCTTCCATTACTATGAGACGATGGCGCAGTCACTGTCGCTGCAATGGCTGCCCAAGGCAACGGCCGCTGCAAGCATGGGCAAGATCCTGGCCGTTGGCGCCTTCGCCCAGTTGATCGCCTATGGTGTCATCTTCCTGGCGTGGAAGATGTTCGAGCTGTCCTTCACGGTGGTTTTCGCCATTGCCGGTGGCCTGACGCTGGTTGTTCTTGTTTTCCTGATCTTCGCCTATCCGCATTTCCGTGAAGGCGTGCCGCAGCACAAGAAGCTGATCCTGAGAAAACGCTACTGGCTCTATTATGCCCTTACCTTCATGGCTGGTGCGCGGCGGCAGATCTTTACGGTTTTCGCCGGCTTCCTGATGGTCGAACGCTTCGGCTATGACGTTCACGAAGTTGCGGGCCTGTTCCTCCTGAACGGCGCCTTCAACATGGTGCTGGCACCCAAGATCGGAAAACTGATTGTTCGCTTCGGCGAGCGCAAGGCGCTGGTTCTTGAGTATGTCGGCCTGGTCCTGGTGTTCATCTGCTATGCCTTCGTCACCAACGCGACACTGGCGGCCAGCCTTTATGTGATCGATCACGCCTTCTTCGCGATCGCCATCGCCATCAAGACCTACTTCCAGAAGATCGCCGACCCTGCCGATATCGCCCCCACAGCCGGTGTCGCCTTCACGATCAACCACATCGCCGCGGTGTTCATTCCGGTGGTATTCGGCTTCATCTGGCTGGTGTCCCCGGCTGCGGTCTTCCTGGCCGGCGCTGCCATGGCCCTGGTCAGCCTTGTTCTGGCAACCCTGATCCCGAGCAATCCGGAAGAAGGCCATGAAGTCGACTTCTGGTACCGCAAGCCTTCTGCCCAACCAGCAGAGTAA
- a CDS encoding AraC family transcriptional regulator, producing the protein MSIHPELAEFPKEAVAAPIIGYARTQLQGRNNGWHSHDAAQLFHVIRGSIAIDTEMGTYFVPPERAVWLPPRVSHQTRYLTDTELRYIYVQYDYTRDLPQTPQVMQVTTLLRALILEFMSYPRSETDKGPAARIAAVILDQLKMLPVAPLQLPMPQDARLRDLCEGVVRCPAHIPSLSEAADRCATSVRSFERRIKAETGLSYRTWCRQVKLFRALELLASGRSVSDVSHKLGYEGPSAFVSTFKKAFGVTPGRYFDGVEAD; encoded by the coding sequence ATGAGCATTCATCCCGAACTTGCCGAGTTTCCGAAAGAGGCGGTTGCCGCACCGATTATCGGATACGCGCGGACCCAGTTGCAGGGCCGGAACAATGGCTGGCATTCGCATGATGCAGCGCAGCTCTTCCATGTGATCAGGGGGTCGATTGCCATCGACACGGAGATGGGCACCTATTTCGTGCCACCCGAGCGGGCGGTCTGGTTGCCGCCCAGGGTCAGCCACCAGACCCGGTATCTGACCGACACGGAGCTGCGTTACATCTATGTCCAGTATGATTACACGAGGGATCTGCCGCAAACACCGCAGGTGATGCAGGTGACTACCCTGCTCAGGGCACTCATTCTCGAGTTCATGTCCTATCCGCGCTCCGAGACGGACAAGGGGCCGGCGGCACGGATCGCCGCGGTTATCCTGGATCAGTTGAAGATGCTGCCGGTTGCCCCCCTGCAGCTGCCGATGCCGCAGGATGCCCGACTGCGCGACCTGTGCGAAGGCGTCGTCCGATGCCCGGCACATATTCCCTCGCTCAGCGAGGCCGCGGACCGGTGTGCGACTTCCGTGCGTTCATTCGAGCGGCGCATTAAAGCGGAGACGGGGCTCAGCTACCGAACCTGGTGCCGCCAGGTGAAACTGTTCCGGGCTCTGGAGTTGCTGGCGTCCGGGCGAAGCGTTTCCGACGTCTCCCACAAGCTCGGTTACGAGGGGCCGAGTGCCTTCGTCTCGACCTTCAAGAAGGCCTTCGGCGTGACACCCGGCCGATACTTTGACGGTGTCGAAGCCGATTGA
- a CDS encoding universal stress protein yields MFKKILVPVDPAETGFATEALAKASQIARDYGAKIHLMAVCPEVQSFVASQLPEGWQKREFEETAKILDKIASDLDVPEGTVDVTVRMGSVYHEVIEEAEKANCDLVLMTSHKPGLSTYFIGSNAAHIVRHAPCSVMVLRS; encoded by the coding sequence ATGTTCAAGAAAATCCTCGTTCCCGTTGACCCGGCCGAAACCGGCTTTGCCACGGAGGCGCTTGCCAAAGCCTCGCAGATTGCCCGCGACTATGGCGCAAAGATCCATCTGATGGCGGTTTGCCCGGAAGTTCAAAGCTTCGTGGCGAGTCAGCTTCCGGAAGGCTGGCAAAAGCGGGAATTCGAGGAAACCGCGAAAATCCTCGACAAGATCGCATCTGATCTGGATGTTCCCGAAGGCACTGTCGATGTGACCGTGCGTATGGGGTCGGTGTATCATGAAGTGATCGAGGAAGCCGAAAAGGCGAATTGTGACCTGGTGCTGATGACATCGCACAAGCCGGGCCTGTCGACCTACTTCATCGGCTCGAATGCTGCCCACATTGTCCGCCATGCACCGTGCTCGGTCATGGTGCTGCGCAGCTAG
- a CDS encoding vWA domain-containing protein — MFITFFTELKSAGIPVSLREYLTLMEALDKDLAEKSVEDFYYLARLTLVKDESNLDKFDRVFGHVFKGLDLMSEVATTEIPEDWLRRLAEKHLSEEEKAQIEALGGFEKLMETLRERLKEQQKRHQGGSKWIGTAGTSPFGAYGYNPEGVRIGQHESRHRRAVKVWDKREFKDLDDTQLLGTRNIQVALKRLRNFARTGAAEELDLDDTIRATAHKGLLDIKMRPERHNAVKVLLFFDIGGSMDDHIRVCEELFSAARSEFKVMEHFYFHNCLYEYVWKENRRRHTERMPTMDVLHKYPADYKIIFVGDASMSPYEIAYAGGSVEHWNEEAGADWMQRITGLYKSAVWLNPVRQEHWHYTHSIQMLNELMEGRMFPMTVEGLTDAMKELAR, encoded by the coding sequence ATGTTCATTACCTTCTTCACCGAACTGAAATCGGCCGGCATCCCGGTCTCGCTCCGCGAATATCTGACGCTCATGGAAGCGTTGGATAAGGATCTGGCGGAAAAGAGCGTCGAGGATTTCTACTATCTCGCCCGGCTCACGCTGGTGAAGGACGAGAGCAACCTGGACAAGTTCGACCGCGTCTTCGGCCACGTCTTCAAGGGGCTCGACCTCATGAGCGAGGTTGCCACCACCGAGATTCCGGAGGATTGGCTGCGCCGCCTGGCAGAAAAGCACCTCAGTGAAGAGGAAAAGGCCCAGATCGAGGCACTCGGCGGCTTTGAAAAGCTGATGGAGACCCTGCGCGAACGCCTCAAGGAGCAGCAAAAGCGCCACCAGGGCGGCAGCAAATGGATCGGGACAGCCGGCACGTCGCCGTTCGGTGCCTATGGCTACAATCCGGAAGGTGTGCGCATCGGCCAGCACGAAAGCCGGCACCGTCGTGCGGTCAAGGTCTGGGACAAGCGCGAATTCAAGGATCTCGACGACACCCAGTTGCTAGGCACCCGCAACATCCAGGTCGCCCTCAAGCGACTGCGCAACTTCGCACGAACGGGCGCTGCTGAAGAACTGGACCTCGACGACACCATCCGTGCAACAGCCCACAAGGGCCTTCTGGACATCAAGATGCGGCCGGAACGCCACAACGCGGTCAAGGTGCTGTTGTTCTTCGATATCGGCGGGTCGATGGACGATCATATCCGGGTCTGTGAGGAGCTGTTTTCAGCCGCACGTTCCGAATTCAAGGTGATGGAACACTTCTACTTCCACAATTGCCTTTACGAGTATGTCTGGAAGGAAAACCGCCGCCGCCATACCGAGCGCATGCCGACGATGGACGTGCTGCACAAGTACCCAGCCGACTACAAGATCATCTTTGTCGGCGATGCGTCCATGAGCCCCTACGAGATTGCCTATGCCGGCGGCTCGGTAGAGCACTGGAACGAGGAAGCCGGAGCCGACTGGATGCAGCGGATCACCGGGCTTTACAAGAGTGCGGTCTGGCTGAACCCGGTTCGGCAGGAACACTGGCACTACACGCATTCCATCCAGATGTTGAACGAACTGATGGAAGGCCGCATGTTTCCCATGACGGTCGAAGGCCTGACGGATGCCATGAAGGAACTGGCCAGGTAG